The stretch of DNA GTAGTCGTGCCTGGACAGCCCATCGATCGCCGATACCGCCGTCTGCACCGCATGCTCGCCGGTTTCCGGGGTCAACAGGCCGTGGCGAACGGCAGTCAGCAGCTCGTCGACGTCCAACAACTCGACGCCCTTACCGGTCCGCACGACAAGATCGAGGTAGTGGTCCTCGGCGTGCCATGCGTTGGCCCCCGGCGTGTAGTGGCCGACGTCAAGGTAGTAGTCCTGGTCGAGTTCGTGCCCGGGGCTGAAGTGAAAGACCGTGGCCCGCA from Mycobacterium sp. JS623 encodes:
- a CDS encoding DUF402 domain-containing protein, with product MHAPKHETFDLVARTNTDPKGIVRAVDVYTVEPWGLYMARPAPGRAQFHYLESWLLPSVGLRATVFHFSPGHELDQDYYLDVGHYTPGANAWHAEDHYLDLVVRTGKGVELLDVDELLTAVRHGLLTPETGEHAVQTAVSAIDGLSRHDYDLNRWLADSGMTLTWRSA